From Micropterus dolomieu isolate WLL.071019.BEF.003 ecotype Adirondacks linkage group LG21, ASM2129224v1, whole genome shotgun sequence:
TGAAACACAAATGTTGCTGTTAGTATAAAAGCGTATAAAAAGTCCTACTGAATCGTGTTTACAGCTTTGccctttttctattttttcacAAAGAGTgccttttttataaaaaaatatacagcaGCTCATCTCGGAGTACAAGCTTCTTATTTGAACTGTTCTGGTATATGTCCAATCTGAGACTGCATGCTTGTCGGTGGACTTGAAATGCCCTCTGACCAGTCGGACATGTTGGAATGAGGAGAAGAACTTGACCAGTGATCGGGGGAGCCGGGGGAGGGGGTCAGAAAGGGATGGTCAGGCACTTGGACCTGATGGTTTGGAGTGTTGTCCATGGGGCCTGAATAGCTGTGCTGGGAAGGTGGGGTGAGGAACTGTGTGCTGGGCATTGACTGGTTGATGGAGGAGGGCATAATCTGGGTTTCCTGCGGCAGAATTGTGTGGATGGGCATGCTGGAGTTGCTTGTGCCCTGCTGAAGCTCTGGGGAAGTGAGCTCCCCGCCGATGAAGTTCTGGCTGCTGGTTGCGTTTGAGTTCTGGTGCTGCAGCTGgatgctttgttgttgttgctgctgttgttggagCTGCTGCAGGTTCTGCATCTGCTGCATCTGCTGAGCCTGCTGCTGCATGATGTGGGGCTGTGGACCTAGTCTGGTGCTCTGGATCCCCTGGTAGTTCATCATCTGAGACAGGCTAGTGGTGGGGTGGCTATTGTGGAGGGAGGTCATCATCCCGTGCTGCCCTCCCTGGTGCAGACTTCCCTGACCACCAGGAGCTCCTCTCATGGGGTTGAACTGGCCCGGCTGATTCATGCTGCCATGCATCCTGGACAGCCAATCACACTGGCCGTTTATGGGGGCCTGGCCACTGGAACCAGATACGGGCAGATGGGTAAGACGGGGTGGCAGTGGGTCAAACTGCATTCGAGCCAGCTCCTGCTTGTTTGGCATCACCATGTGGTTTACAGATAGGTGTGGGTCAGACATACCCTGCAGATGGTTCAGGGATACAGATGGCGACTGCTGGAAAGGTGAGGTCATCATGGGCGGTGAGGCCACATCAGAAACATAGCCGTGTGGAGACTCCAACGAGTCAACTGGGGACAGAACGGCTGAGCTGTCCAGGAGGTTCCCAGACTTCCCATCCTGcgaattcttcttcttcaccttcaTGTCTTTCCCATCCTTGCAGCCGATGCCCTTGGCACTGGGCTTGCGTGCCTTTTTGCCCTGACCTTGACCTTGAGGCTGGGGCTGCTTCATGTTGCCCAGGTAGCCATTGGGTGAGCAGAGAGGGGGTGACAACGTGGTGCTGAGTGAACCTCCATGCATGTGAGGACTCCGTACCAGGTTGTACTCGTCCATCAGCCGCACAATGTCGTGATGCATTCTTTCCTGTGCAATGTCTCTGGGTAGCCGGTCCATGTGGTCAGTTATTTCTCTGTTGGCAAAGTGGTCCAGTAAGACCTTTGCTGTCTCGTAGCTTCCTTCCCTGGCAGCCAAGAATAGTGGGGTTTCCTCCTGAGGTAAACAGAAAGGAGACAACACGTTAAGAGATTCGCAGACAAGCGAGGGGTGATGTTTCGGAAAGATTTTTCGCTATTGTTTTACAAAActaagaggaggaggaagagacagatTAGTGTTTTACCTTGTTGTTTTGCATATCCTTGTTGGCACTGTTCTTGAGAAGCACAATAGCAGCCTCCACGTTATTAACTGCTGCAGCCCAGTGTAGAGCTGATTTACCTGAACAGACACAAATAACATTATTAGATCTGTGTTCCTTTGATGCATTTGAGGCTGTCCACCATTTGACCACATTCAGCACCAAGTTGTAATGATTTCTAGGCTCATATAAGTGGCGCTAAAACAGTGAAAGTTTACCAAAATCATCGATTGCATTGACGTCAGCATGACAGTTTATGAGCTCCTCCACCATGCCCTCCACTGCCAATCTGGCAGCCAAGATCAGGGGTGTAGTGCCATCATGCATGCGGGCATCCAAGTCTGTGGCGCGATTCCTTATCAGAATCTATAGAGACATACAATAGGTTTACAATAGCTCCttctgagctaaacatgtttccatcgacataataaaaatgtcataCTTCAAAGGttgattcaaatattttaattaaatgtacttTGCAACATGTAAGCACAAAACTGTATTAATGAAGGTAAAGCAAGAATTTTAAGTATGTCTAACCTTTGTTAATTCTGGTCTGCAATAGTATACAGATTACTTGACAGCTATAcattttagggctgcaactaacaactaACTGAATAGACCAATTTATTATTTAGTCCACAGAATatcagtaaacagtaaaaaatGACCATGATAATTTCCCAGAACCCAAGGTGAtttcttcaaattgcttgttttgtccaactatcaatccaaagatattcaattaaaagaaatataaaacaaagaaaagtagcAAATCATCATATCTCAGAAGCTAATTGCTTGATAAATTGCAATTGACTGACAAACTGAATAATCCTTTTCTTATTTCAGCACTAATACTTTAACTGTAATTATGAAATAAAGTTGGCATATGAAACCTACCTGGAACACCCCCTGGGCATCAGCTGCCACAGCAGCATGCAGAGGCGTCCTGCCCATGTTGTCCTGGATGTTGGCATCAGCGCTGGCCTCCAGCAGGCGTTTGGCAGCATCAGAACGAGCATAGCGGGCAGCCAGGTGAAGAGCGGTTTCACCTGTACGGTCAGTCTGGTTGTGAAGGTTAGCGCCCTGGTAGATAAAGTCGTTGATCACATTGGCAGAGgcatcctcttcttcctcgctGTTGCCTGTTTCTAAACCTCCCCCACTGCAGGATGCAATCATCAGCGGTGTAAATCCATCTGGACAGAGAGCGGAGAAGGAGAGGGGTATATGAACAGACTGCCAGGTCAGCACAGCACAGGCCCAGTAACTGCTACAAAAAGACAAGAGCCTGCACTTCAAAGCAGCAGGCAGatcaaaacaaagcaacaaacaAATCGAATGTGGGTTTGACACTTTTGCCTGGGTTGAATCATCACAGCTCTCTTCTTTCGATAATGGATTCTGATCAAGGCCTCGGCACAGGAGAAGCTTCAGAAGAAAAGCAAAGCTAGGGGGATAGAGGCCGGGGCTTGCTGAAAGCTAGGCTGCTGCAAAAACGAAGCATTAATATCTAACCGTGAAAGGCAGCTCAGTCAGTTAGACTTGAATAGGTTTTCTCCTCTTCAAAAGGATAGCAAGCCCCAGATCTCGCAGATTTGGTTGATTCAAGTGCATCGATCCACAACGGGGAAAAAAGTGTTGTAACCCTATTACTTTGATTTTTCATAGCTTTTCTTCAGGGAATTTGGCACTTACTACAAAATTGGGTTTTTGCATTTGATGCCTTCCTTGGTTTTTATAATGTGGAGTAGAAAACACAGAGGCCCATTACTGGTCAAATGATTAATCTGATCAGGAATCAGTGTTTCCCCCCCAGGCGCCTGGCTTCCAGCCGGCTGCTTTGAAGAAGATCCTTTACCCTGAGGACACGGGGCTTTAGCAACTCCTACATGcttgattacacacacacacagacacacacacacacacacacacacacacacacacacacacacacacacacacacacacacaagaaatcTGAAATGTTCACTCAGAAAAGGCACAAATCAATCCAGACacaagcacacacgcacacacacacttctacaATGTTCGTTCCAAAAGTTATGAGTCAATCTGCTAAATCTTTTGTTCCCAACCTTTTTAAACTTGTGACCCTTAAAAGACAAAATCACTGTCTTCATGCGACTCTTGCTCACATGTTAAGGCTTTACTGAGCACATAGGTTGTTCTACCAAAGCCTAATTTTTCTTTTACCAAGTGTTTAATTTGAAGTACTTTTGGAGGTCTGAAGAGAAGAAACTATCCAGTACACAAGGAAAAAAGCAACTATTTGAGGAAAGTCACAAATAATAGAGCGAAGTTTAtgtaacattttctttcttataCCTTTAATAACCTTGATTAGGTTAGAATGTCTTCTGAAATGATTTCATGCATGTTTTCCCACACAATTAAAGCTATGCTGACAGATGAAACAATTacattgtattttcttttgtaaaCTCTTTGAATATGTATTGTTCTTAATAAAGACAAGTCCTCCAGAATAAAAAATTAGGTCCACGTCCATCGATTCTGCCCACATTCATTGGCACATAACTCGATCAGCGATAAAGTAAATGTTCAGTCACCCACCTGGTCCCCGGACATTGACATCCATGCAGTCATTTTCAATCTCGCCCTGAGGGGGAGTGGGAGCAATGGAGGGGATGCGCAAGTCAGCAGCATCCAGGTGCTGCTGTGTCCACTGCCGATGGTCCGTTTGGTCATCCACTTCCAGTACAGCCTGCTCGTCAAACTGCTAAAACAGGGACAGCAAGAGGTTAGAACACTGAGATTGAGCGAAAAAAGGTGtcaaatcaaaatataaaaaaacattaaaacttaattttacaTATGTTCTTTCTGAACAGccttcagaaagaaaaaaattaaaacacacaataaagacattttcaaatcACATATAGGAAATTTTAACATCCCAGAATTAGGTTTTGTAGGAAATAGTTGCtcaagttataaaaaaaaacaacaacccaaaTGCTTAAAAGCTCTGCTGTGTAAAATTTCTTTTTACTTACCCTGAAGCGTTTGGCATCTGACGGTTCGTCTTCTTCCCATTCATTCTGGGCGTCATCCATGAGTGAAATGTCTGAGATGTTTTTCAGTGGCCTGTGATGACGCAGAAAACCCAGTAAAAATCCTTGTACTGTACTGCTTCCATTTCATCTAAGCCACTCACCATTAATGGTGCAACAATGCCgaaaaacaaaagcattgaTTAAATCCATACCACACCCCTCTTCCCCAACAAGTCAATTAATGCGCACCTAAACCTGCTATATCATTAATGATCCAGGCAGAATCCCCTTTTCCCAAATTTGACTGATCTCCAGTTCCACCCATTTGTCCTTCAGAACTAGCCCTTCACACGACCCGCAAAGAAACAGGTACCCGATGACACTGAGCACCATTGGTGAATAAACGGAAACTTACTTTAATCCCACCGAATCCTCTCCGACAGGCTCACGTCTCTTCTTCTTGCTGGTCTCTGTGGTCTTGAAGCCTTCGGGGAGCCAGAGGCGCCCGTGCTCATGGCGGCGCTTTCGGGCAGCCACCATCCCCACTCCGAGGAAGGCCAGTATCCCTACGCTGCCCAGGACCAAGTAAATTAGGTAGAAGTCCGGTGAATACTGGTGGTCCACACCGCCTGATAGGAAAAGGGACAACATGGTCAAGACGGCACTGCAGAACAGATGTGAATTGGTAGATAGACCAGGACACCCAGGATCAGCCTGAGGGTTCGAGCAGAACTAGTCCGGCTCTTCTTCGCCCCACGGTTGCCACGCCAAAACACACCGAAACAAGCAGCAAGCACCAGAAACTGACTGACGATCCTCACTGTTGGTAAAGCTAGCTTCTACTATCTATTCAGTAATAATCAGAATTGCTAACCACTTTTCatcaaaaagggaaaaaaagggatGGGGcgggataaaaaaaagaaaaaggggggaaaaaagaacacCACTagctcctctctcccttctcaACCGAGGGTACCAAGAGACAACTTTACCATTTCTtctttaagagaaaaaaaaggggggatTAATGAACTTCAAATTACTGCACGCGCTTTAAGCTGTAAAGACGAAGGATTTATTAGGATTTTCAAGATAACAAAGACTCCCAACTTCTAGCACACTCCCGATCAATTTTtccccttctctttttttccactAACGATTTTGAAATGATAAACTCCCCCAACCTAAACCCTTAGAGATGCATTAAGTCCTGGTATTACATTCAGTGAGGTGAAGGTTGCAGCAGCCCCTCACACTGTGGGatgaaatgcatgtgtgtgcgtgtgtgtgtgtgtgttgtctgtgaaCGTATATGTGTACATGTCTGTGAAAAGGAAGACAGAACGGGACAGAGATAGAGATACATTGTGTGAGTAGAGGGTTGGATGAGTTGATTTGCAGCAATTAACCATTTTGGAGCCTGAAGCCAGTGGATTTACACACTGAGGAAAGGATTGATTGTTTAGGCCATGAGATCCACAATTGCATTTGTTCACCCCTGCATTAACAAATACACAATCAAAGACTGCTAGGGTTAGGACCCGACCAGAGGGCTTGGCGAATACTTTCAGTTGGAGTGTGTGCGGAAGAGCACGTGTCCTATCCTACTTGTGTGAGTATGTACATATGTGTGGACACCAGAGCAAGACCTTAAAGGATCATCATACCAGTGGTTTTGCATgttgtttgcatttattttacatcACATCTGATCATTACTTTTAGTAGTGGTTGAGATTATTcttggctgtatttttccaaacaTTCCAGGCAGCTTTTGGTTTGCACAAACTGGACCTTACTGGACCTGGACTTATTTGAGTTGTGTTACAGTCACAGAGAACATCAAACATGCACATTATTGTAATGAagtttaaaggataaggctggatATATTCTgtaattttgttgttgtcaacaaatcctattAAGACCAAAATCAGTtagtaaaaacacacataatatttttttttttaaacggcAATTTAAACGGCAACATAATTTCCTTACACAGCTATGCACAGCAGTTTTCAGCAAATTTTACTCAAACAGAAGTACAATatatttgttggggactattttctgCAGCAGAATTAAttcacatttggtgctctactGAGTATTTccagcaggatggtgtatgtgtaattattgtaattatttgttatttagtgactcaaaataaactgcaaTGCCCAGCACAACACTGGAGGGCTATGGTACAGAGGAATACGATACATCAGACTCTGGATACACAGAgaatacttgttagtaggatacATTCATTGTTGGCTTTGGTCTTTTCAgtggatttgttgacagtgcAAAAATTATGGAATATCATCAGACTTATTGTTTAAGTGCAGACCTATTTGATGTCATCTATAATGGATTATTATAACTGttattttcacaaatctgcTAATGGATTTTAATATCATATAGAAAGTAAAAGAAACAGACGGATGCATAGAATAGTAGGGAAACTACATCCAAACTCTTAAACAGCAAAAAAACTTAACTATTCAATGGATATTAGGGAGTTAAAACCTGCGAACAACCAGTAAACACACTGGTGTGGTCATTTAACTCACGGAGATTgctataaagaaagaaatgataCTAAACAATTTGAGGGCCGGTATAATATGTTTATGGAcacttgttttttattcatgcaGACTTTACTCACTAAAAACAGCTTCAATGGTGTAGGGAACATCCAGTTTTCCACTGGAGGCCAAAGCCCCGAGGAAAGCTGCAGCATCGTCAGTGCTCTGGAAACACTCCGTGGACTGCTGGAAGCACTGACGGTTGTCCACCTCCAAGTGGACAACTGAACTgtagagagaagagaaagcacACACAGAGGCCATGTTGAATCAAAAGACTGAGTATGGCCCATGGTAAAAAACCTATTTTGTACACTGAATCCTTAAAACTTGCATTATATTCTTGCTCACCCTTTGATCTGCAAGTGATCCAGCTCCCTCCTCATTCTCCTGCTCCCACCTGCTACATCATCCAGGCTCCTCTTCACCACGTTCAGCACCTTGCCAGGGACCTCTGCCCACGTATCCACTGAGCGCTTGACGTTGTACTTCTTCAGCTCATGTTCGTTCCCGTAGTACGGATATACCATCATCTCGCCCTTAGCATCTTTACTGAATATCACATTGGTACGGAGGACGCGGCTCAGCTCGCGCAGGAAGCCGAAGGAGTTGTTGAGGAGCTGTTCTGGGTTGATGTGGACCACCAAGACCAATTGGCCCACTGCGAGCTTCTCTGGCATGTTATTGGCACAGTCCAAGCCGTCCCACTCGCACTCAGCGTTGTTGCAGCCCTGGTCACAGTGGCCGTCAGCGTAGTGGTCCTTGCAGTACTGGTCATACAGAGGACTGAAGAAAACATATTAAGTTAGGAGTAAGGTCATTTGGATAAGCAGTTCATTATGTTGGGTATCATGACTAATGCACCCTCTTGTGCAAAGCACTATTACATCGGTCAAAGATTTATAAAGCGCTGAAAGGTTAAGGTATCTAAAacttacagaaacacaaatacagacttAAATGCAATTAAACAGAATTTCAATAGTGTCCCGTAATGTTACATGATTTAGGTTGAAATAGATGATTTAGGCTCAAATAGAAGCAGGACatgacacattttgtttgtctctattcatagttttcagtcacatgacatGTGCGGTGACCtagagggcaaaacaacagaccaacatagcggctcacaccgcgACTCCCCTGTAGAGACGccacaaaagcagtcaaattttatttggatcacctttcaacatAAGAAAAAGAacgatatgaacacaaactgtaagtgttgggcatatccaaTCCATATAACGTAACAGCATCCACTGCTGCAattctaccgttaaaaaccgccagaTCCCTGCCGCAgctcgactgcggtaatgtttacgtttaccttgtagggaatccctcacctaacacaggcttgtctcctccttgATTAGTGCATatgaaagcacaacaaccatccagcattttggcaatgcaaTAGTAACAAAGCGGCGGAAAATAACGtatttttttttgccctccaagggagcgttttccttggaatgtgacgtcacgtgaaaactatgaatacgtgtgtgtgtgtgtgtatatataaacatgcaaacatggatatgatatataataatatatgacTTAGATTTTTTCCGACAGTGCTGCTTTTTATATCATACATCATATTTAAGGTTTGTGGGTCTGTGGGACAAGATACTCTTCTTAGTGCCATTTAATCAGCACTAAGCCTGATCGATATATGTCCAGAAATGTCAAGGAATTTGAATTCTTATATGAATCTGGTCTAATTTATAGACACAAACACCACTCACTTGCACTGTCCTTCCAGATTCTGGCAGTCAAACCCATCGTAGAGACATCCAGCGTTGTCACACTGTGAATCGCACTTTCCATCATTGAAGTATCGCCAGCACTGCAGCGAGGCAGAGCAGTTTTTCCACGGATCGTTGAAATTGAGCGAGCAGTCGCCATTGTCCCAGCCACACGCGTGGTTGTTACAGAGCACATCGCAGAACTTGTTGTGCTTAGCTTCCTCACACTGCGGGATATTGCAGGTGACCTCCACCTCCGTTGGTGGTGGGATGTCATGGCCGAACCCTCCATCAAAGTTATAATCTAGGATGTGGCATCGGAGACCGTTGAAGTTTGGGGGGCAGACGCAGTGGTAGTACGGTGCCTCAGAGGTGTATTCACATGTGCCACCATTGTAGCAGGGGTTGGAATTACAGGGGCTGTCAGTGGGATACTGGCACTCAGGTCCAGTGAAGGACGGGGTGCACAGACACTTGGGACTTTTATGGCCAGAGATGCAGGTGCCTCCATTGCGGCAGTGAAGGCTGCCGCAGGCCTGGGCGTCATATTCACACGTGGAGCCAGTAAAGCCCTAAGAAGAGGacaaacaataagaaaaacacatttgaattaggagtataattttattttaaccaaTACTTTAGACCTCATTATTTTCAatttatatagaaataaaaacgTTGGaatttatctgtttgttttgaCATTAACTGTACAGTAACTTGCACTTAACTTGCAATTACCAAAAGTATATTTTGAACTATCCTTGTGACTATAGGTGTCATTTAATGTAAAGACTTCAGAGCAGTTTCTTCCCTAAGGCTGTGCGACTccttaattcatcctcagcactccatcatgtaaaatatttatcCACCCAGCTATtgtatataatttttgtatttaacgtttgttttgtatatgtgaatatagtagcataaagggaactacaacttaaTCTTGTTATACCACCCTGTGTTGTAATACGATAAATAAATCTTCCATGTACCATGTACCTTGTCTATAAGTAGGAAACATTTTGATGTGTGAGGACATAAAATCTGAGTGAAAATTAGTTcagtgtctttttaaaaaaatccttaGAATCCTTAAGAACTGGTCCGTACAGGTTTCTGTCAGAGGTGAACGTAAATTAAATCATAGAAAGAGGCAACAGAGAACCAACCATGATAGTCCTATTTGACtagttgtgtgttttcattttgtgcattGGCAGGTAGGTCaaacgtgtgcatgtgtggtctGAGTTTACTAGTATTGATCTGGGTACAGAATTCACATGCTTGCAATGCGGGGACTAATCCCCTCTGTGGGGACAAAAATCTGTCCCCCACAAAGTTAGAGGTTAGAGTATGGTTTAAAGGTAGGTATGTAGCAGTTACAGTTAAGCTTTGGGTATTTATCTGGGcaattgattgatttattttatttaataaaataacccTTATAAGTGACAATGATCTGTGTGTGCAAGAGTGTGTTGGCACTCACAGGAGGACATTTGCAGATGAAACCATGTGCAGTGTTACTGGCAACAGCACAGGTCCCTCCACTGCGACATGGTTTTCCCTTACAACCATCAAACACTGTGTCACAGCGCTGACCTACACAGGAGTTAAAGAGGATGTTAATCatactgtgtaaatgttaaatattctaACATTTCCTGCTATGGTTTCATTTGGGCCAATATAATgtgaagaaaaagtaaaaatgtgctCATTACAGTTGTCAAACCAATCCTAATCAATCAATTGACTAATTGTCAATTTTAAGAAATTTGCAAAACCTCAACAGAGCAATTTCAAACATAGCAATAAGTCTTAAGTAGAGCATCAAATGTAAGAACTTGGGTTTTTAAATGGACTggggaaaacaaacacatcagttGCAGAACNNNNNNNNNNNNNNNNNNNNNNNNNNNNNNNNNNNNNNNNNNNNNNNNNNNNNNNNNNNNNNNNNNNNNNNNNNNNNNNNNNNNNNNNNNNNNNNNNNNNGGAATTTGAATTCTTATATGAATCTGGTCTAATTTATAGACACAAACACCACTCACTTGCACTGTCCTTCCAGATTCTGGCAGTCAAACCCATCGTAGAGACATCCAGCGTTGTCACACTGTGAATCGCACTTTCCATCATTGAAGTATCGCCAGCACTGCAGCGAGGCAGAGCAGTTTTTCCACGGATCGTTGAAATTGAGCGAGCAGTCGCCATTGTCCCAGCCACACGCGTGGTTGTTACAGAGCACATCGCAGAACTTGTTGTGCTTAGCTTCCTCACACTGCGGGATATTGCAGGTGACCTCCACCTCCGTTGGTGGTGGGATGTCATGGCCGAACCCTCCATCAAAGTTATAATCTAGGATGTGGCATCGGAGACCGTTGAAGTTTGGGGGGCAGACGCAGTGGTAGTACGGTGCCTCAGAGGTGTATTCACATGTGCCACCATTGTAGCAGGGGTTGGAATTACAGGGGCTGTCAGTGGGATACTGGCACTCAGGTCCAGTGAAGGACGGGGTGCACAGACACTTGGGACTTTTATGGCCAGAGATGCAGGTGCCTCCATTGCGGCAGTGAAGGCTGCCGCAGGCCTGGGCGTCATATTCACACGTGGAGCCAGTAAAGCCCTAAGAAGAGGacaaacaataagaaaaacacatttgaattaggagtataattttattttaaccaaTACTTTAGACCTCATTATTTTCAAGACGTTCCAAAATTTCCAAAAACGTTGGaatttatctgtttgttttgaCATTAACTGTACAGTAACTTGCACTTAACTTGCAATTACCAAAAGTATATTTTGAACTATCCTTGTGACTATAGGTGTCAAGACTTCAGAGCAGTTTCTTCCCTAAGGCTGTGCGACTccttaattcatcctcagcactccatcatgtaaaatatttatcCACCCAGCTATtgtatataatttttgtatttaacgtttgttttgtatatgtgaatatagtagcataaagggaactacaacttaaTCTTGTTATACCACCCTGTGTTGTAATACGATAAATAAATCTTCCATGTACCATGTACCTTGTCTATAAGTAGGAAACATTTTGATGTGTGAGGACATAAAATCTGAGTGAAAATTAGTTcagtgtctttttaaaaaaatccttaGAATCCTTAAGAACTGGTCCGTACAGGTTTCTGTCAGAGGTGAACGTAAATTAAATCATAGAAAGAGGCAACAGAGAACCAACCATGATAGTCCTATTTGACtagttgtgtgttttcattttgtgcattGGCAGGTAGGTCaaacgtgtgcatgtgtggtctGAGTTTACTAGTATTGATCTGGGTACAGAATTCACATGCTTGCAATGCGGGGACTAATCCCCTCTGTGGGGACAAAAATCTGTCCCCCACAAAGTTAGAGGTTAGAGTATGGTTTAAAGGTAGGTATGTAGCAGTTACAGTTAAGCTTTGGGTATTTATCTGGGcaattgattgatttattttatttaataaaataacccTTATAAGTGACAATGATCTGTGTGTGCAAGAGTGTGTTGGCACTCACAGGAGGACATTTGCAGATGAAACCATGTGCAGTGTTACTGGCAACAGCACAGGTCCCTCCACTGCGACATGGTTTTCCCTTACAACCATCAAACACTGTGTCACAGCGCTGACCTACACAGGAGTTAAAGAGGATGTTAATCatactgtgtaaatgttaaatattctaACATTTCCTGCTATGGTTTCATTTGGGCCAATATAATgtgaagaaaaagtaaaaatgtgctCATTACAGTTGTCAAACCAATCCTAATCAATCAATTGACTAATTGTCAATTTTAAGAAATTTGCAAAACCTCAACAGAGCAATTTCAAACATAGCAATAAGTCTTAAGTAGAGCATCAAATGTAAGAACTTGGGTTTTTAAATGGACTggggaaaacaaacacatcagttGCAGAACCCATTATCAAATTTATCCCTTATGCTCTTAGTTGACTCTAAATGGCTGACAAGTTTCCTCCCCATGACCGACTGTTTACCTGTGTATCCGGTGCGACACTCGCAGCGGTAGTTGTTGGTGAGCTGGATGCAGCTGTGAGTGCCCCGCGGGTCACACGGGTTGGAGAGACACTCATTGACGTCTCCCTCGCAGCGCTCCCCTACGTATCCTGCAGGGCAGATGCAGTGGTAGCCTCCAACTCGATC
This genomic window contains:
- the LOC123961028 gene encoding neurogenic locus notch homolog protein 1-like isoform X1; translated protein: MHIFFVKLTFLLSLIALTRGLTCSMPTESCLNGGRCEATPGGNGECKCRDGYVGSKCQFRDPCTTSPCMNGGTCRAVSKGSTMDFSCTCRLGYTDRRCLTPINNVCISSPCRNGGTCELESLETFKCHCPPGWSGKLCQQADPCASNPCANGGQCSAIESHYICTCTPFFFGKTCKQDINECDVNPSPCKNGGACINDVGGYRCQCPQEYTGKHCESRYLPCNPSPCYNGGTCIQKGETSYECSCVPGFTGKNCNHNIDDCPGHDCQNGGTCVDGVNTYNCQCKPEFTGQLCTEDVDECQLMPNACQNGGTCHNIYGSYQCVCVNGWSGDDCSENIDDCASAACHQGSTCHDRVASFYCECPHGRTGLLCQLDDACISNPCQKGSNCDTNPVNGNHFCTCPSGYIGASCDLDVDECSLGSNPCEHAGKCINTMGSFQCKCQQGYVGPRCELDINECMSNPCMNEATCLDQIGDFHCICMPGYEGEFCEIDTDECANSPCLNNGKCIDKINAFHCQCPTGFTGNLCQIDIDECASTPCKNGAKCTDGPNKYTCDCTEGYTGKHCETDINECYSDPCHYGTCIDGLASFSCHCNPGYTGRLCETNINECLSQPCRNGGTCQDRENAYICSCPKGTTGINCEINIDDCKSSPCDYGTCIDKINGYECACEPGYTGTMCNINIDECAINPCHNGGTCIDGINSFTCVCPEGYHDATCFSQVNECFSNPCIHGHCDDKINGYKCLCDSGWSGENCDINNNECESNPCMNGGTCKDMTSGYVCTCLMGFTGPNCQTNINECASNPCLNQGTCIDDVAGYKCNCILPYTGENCETLMAPCSTKPCKHEGMCQESEDYQSFSCVCPEGWQGQTCEVDIKECVKNPCRNGATCQNTLGSYRCGCKPGFTGRHCETNLDDCKPNPCSNGGLCKDEVNGFLCTCLPGFRGTKCEEDINECESNPCKNGANCTDCVNSYTCTCPPGFSGIHCENNTPDCTESSCFNGGSCVDGINTFTCLCPPGFTGSYCQHDINECDSKPCLNGGTCQDSYGTYKCTCPHGYTGLNCQNLVRWCDSSPCKNGGSCWQRGTTYSCECETGWTGLYCDVPSVSCEVAAKQRGVDVAHLCRNSGQCLDAGNVHYCHCQVGYTGSYCEEQVDECTPNPCQNGATCTDFLGGYTCKCMPGYVGTNCSDEINECFSQPCQNGGTCIDLINTYKCSCPRGTQGVHCEINMDDCNPFTDPVTKEPKCFNKGKCVDRVGGYHCICPAGYVGERCEGDVNECLSNPCDPRGTHSCIQLTNNYRCECRTGYTGQRCDTVFDGCKGKPCRSGGTCAVASNTAHGFICKCPPGFTGSTCEYDAQACGSLHCRNGGTCISGHKSPKCLCTPSFTGPECQYPTDSPCNSNPCYNGGTCEYTSEAPYYHCVCPPNFNGLRCHILDYNFDGGFGHDIPPPTEVEVTCNIPQCEEAKHNKFCDVLCNNHACGWDNGDCSLNFNDPWKNCSASLQCWRYFNDGKCDSQCDNAGCLYDGFDCQNLEGQCNPLYDQYCKDHYADGHCDQGCNNAECEWDGLDCANNMPEKLAVGQLVLVVHINPEQLLNNSFGFLRELSRVLRTNVIFSKDAKGEMMVYPYYGNEHELKKYNVKRSVDTWAEVPGKVLNVVKRSLDDVAGGSRRMRRELDHLQIKGSVVHLEVDNRQCFQQSTECFQSTDDAAAFLGALASSGKLDVPYTIEAVFSGVDHQYSPDFYLIYLVLGSVGILAFLGVGMVAARKRRHEHGRLWLPEGFKTTETSKKKRREPVGEDSVGLKPLKNISDISLMDDAQNEWEEDEPSDAKRFRQFDEQAVLEVDDQTDHRQWTQQHLDAADLRIPSIAPTPPQGEIENDCMDVNVRGPDGFTPLMIASCSGGGLETGNSEEEEDASANVINDFIYQGANLHNQTDRTGETALHLAARYARSDAAKRLLEASADANIQDNMGRTPLHAAVAADAQGVFQILIRNRATDLDARMHDGTTPLILAARLAVEGMVEELINCHADVNAIDDFGKSALHWAAAVNNVEAAIVLLKNSANKDMQNNKEETPLFLAAREGSYETAKVLLDHFANREITDHMDRLPRDIAQERMHHDIVRLMDEYNLVRSPHMHGGSLSTTLSPPLCSPNGYLGNMKQPQPQGQGQGKKARKPSAKGIGCKDGKDMKVKKKNSQDGKSGNLLDSSAVLSPVDSLESPHGYVSDVASPPMMTSPFQQSPSVSLNHLQGMSDPHLSVNHMVMPNKQELARMQFDPLPPRLTHLPVSGSSGQAPINGQCDWLSRMHGSMNQPGQFNPMRGAPGGQGSLHQGGQHGMMTSLHNSHPTTSLSQMMNYQGIQSTRLGPQPHIMQQQAQQMQQMQNLQQLQQQQQQQQSIQLQHQNSNATSSQNFIGGELTSPELQQGTSNSSMPIHTILPQETQIMPSSINQSMPSTQFLTPPSQHSYSGPMDNTPNHQVQVPDHPFLTPSPGSPDHWSSSSPHSNMSDWSEGISSPPTSMQSQIGHIPEQFK